From a region of the Lactuca sativa cultivar Salinas chromosome 4, Lsat_Salinas_v11, whole genome shotgun sequence genome:
- the LOC128133694 gene encoding uncharacterized protein LOC128133694, translating to MEIDEQVAIFLHILAHNVKNPVIICRFRRLEETISRHSIQVCNAIVRLHTHLLKKLELVPDNSSDQRWKWFKNCFGALDETYIKCLVQVKDQPRYRTRKNNIATNILGVISEDIQFMYVLTGWEGLATDGRVLPDALLRPHGFKIQMSGYYLVDVGYTNGEGMKSQIRNYGPLTSNEEMKLVEALVNITNVGGFKVDNGFKSEATRWKHKTFPYYEDLCIVFGKDLAQGNRARDLMEMEQEVDLEEETQDSDDDFLDSEEVNRTTAVQHDETSASVRSKKRKNRSN from the exons ATGGAGATTGATGAACAAGTTGCTATTTTTCTGCATATTCTTGCACATAATGTTAAGAATCCCGTTATAATATGTCGGTTTCGTCGCTTGGAAGAAACGATTAGTAGGCATTCTATTCAAGTTTGTAATGCAATTGTACGATTGCATACTCATTTGCTTAAGAAACTCGAACTTGTTCCCGATAACTCTTCTGATCAAAGATGGAAGTGgtttaagaattgttttggagcTTTAGATGAAACATATATAAAGTGTCTAGTTCAAGTCAAAGATCAGCCTAGATATAGAACAAGAAAGAATAACATTGCAACAAACATTCTAGGGGTTATTTCCGAAGATATACAGTTTATGTATGTGTTAACTGGATGGGAGGGGTTGGCTACGGATGGTAGAGTTCTTCCTGATGCTCTTCTTAGACCACATGGATTTAAAATTCAAATGTCGG GTTATTATTTGGTTGATGTCGGATACACAAATGGAGAGG GTATGAAAAGCCAAATTAGAAACTATGGGCCATTGACAAGTAATGAAGAAATGAAGCTAGTTGAGGCGTTGGTGAATATAACAAATGTTGGAGGGTTTAAAGTTGATAATGGTTTCAAATCCG AAGCGACTAGATGgaaacacaaaacatttccttATTATGAAGATCTTTGCATTGTTTTTGGAAAAGACTTAGCTCAAGGAAATAGAGCTAGAGATTTGATGGAGATGGAACAAGAGGTGGACTTAGAAGAAGAAACGCAAGATTCAGATGATGATTTTCTAGATTCAGAGGAAGTTAATCGTACTACAGCCGTGCAACATGATGAAACTTCAGCGAGTGTTCGTTCCAAGAAGAGGAAAAATCGAAGCAACTAG